One Narcine bancroftii isolate sNarBan1 chromosome 3, sNarBan1.hap1, whole genome shotgun sequence DNA window includes the following coding sequences:
- the LOC138758207 gene encoding zinc finger protein 774-like codes for MNLFQCSNSGKKFKRVSELTTHRRVHTGERPFTCPVCRKGFARSSDLLTHQRVHTGERPFTCPVCGNGFTRSSDLLTHQRVHTGERPFTCTECGKGFAWSSNLLAHQRVHTGEKPFTCPECGKAFTQSSNLLTHRRIHVVEKPFTCPDCGKRFAQSSVLQSHQRVHTGERPFVCPECGKGFTQSSDLLTHQRVHNGERPFTCSKCGRGFTQISHVLTHQRVHTRERPFICPKCGKGFTQSSNLLRHQRVHTRERPFICPKCGKGFTQSSHLLRHQQVHTGERPFTCSDCGKGFNQISNLQSHQLIHTR; via the coding sequence ATGAACCTGTTTCAATGCTCCAACAGCGGGAAGAAGTTTAAAAGGGTGAGTGAGTTAACAACACACCGGCGGGTCCACACTGGagagaggccattcacctgcccTGTGTGCAGAAAGGGGTTCGCCCGGTCCTCTGACCttctgacccaccagcgggtccacactggggagaggcctttCACCTGCCCCGTGTGTGGAAATGGGTTCACCCGGTCCTCTGatttgctgacccaccagcgggtccacaccggggagaggcccttcacctgcactGAGTGTGGTAAAGGGTTTGCCtggtcctccaatttgctggcccaccagcgggtccacaccggggagaagccattcacctgccccgagtgtggGAAGGCCTTTACCCAGTCCTCCAACTTGCTGACCCACAGGCGAATCCATGTTGTGGAGAAGCCGTTCACCTGCCCTGACTGTGGAAAGAGGTTCGCCCAGTCCTCCGTCCTGCAGagtcaccagcgggtccacactggggagaggccattcgTCTGCCCAGAgtgcgggaagggcttcacccagtcgTCTGACTTGTTGACCCACCAGCGAGTCCACAACGGGGagagaccattcacctgctccaagTGTGGAAGGGGGTTCACCCAGATCTCCCAcgtgctgacccaccagcgggtccacaccagggagaggccATTCATTTGCCCcaagtgtggcaagggcttcactcagtcctccaacctgctgaggcaccagcgggtccacacaaGGGAGAGGCCGTTCATCTGCCCCAAGTGTGGCAAGGGTTTCACCCAGTCCTCACACCTGCTGAGGCACCAgcaggttcacactggggagaggccattcacctgctccgATTGTGGAAAGGGTTTCAACCAGATCTCCAACCTGCAGAGCCACCAGCTGATCCACACCAGGTAA